Proteins encoded together in one Deinococcus radiopugnans ATCC 19172 window:
- a CDS encoding PadR family transcriptional regulator encodes MNTREQLRLLILAVLERQPEHGYAIAQAIKARSDGLLNAREGTLYPALHALEAEGMVESHEHEIGGRVRREYRLTQKGGGALAKSRRQWEQQVRAVGAVIGGPV; translated from the coding sequence ATGAACACCCGCGAGCAGTTGCGCCTGTTGATCCTGGCGGTGCTGGAACGGCAGCCAGAACACGGCTATGCCATTGCCCAGGCGATCAAGGCACGCAGCGACGGCCTGCTGAATGCCCGTGAGGGCACCCTGTACCCGGCATTGCACGCGCTGGAAGCCGAGGGTATGGTGGAAAGCCACGAACATGAAATCGGCGGGCGGGTGCGCCGCGAGTACCGCCTGACACAGAAGGGCGGTGGGGCGCTGGCGAAATCGCGCCGCCAATGGGAACAGCAGGTGCGGGCGGTGGGCGCGGTGATCGGGGGGCCGGTATGA
- a CDS encoding TatD family hydrolase, which translates to MIDTHCHLDYLDDPASARGELGLSAMVCIGASPEHARKAVALAEQFPDVYATVGLHPTDTGEDTPEARQELEALACHPRVVGLGESGLDDYWDDTRRAAQRSAFEWQLELAQRVGKPLVIHTRDKAGQESAHRGVMDVLGGWPDVPVILHCFSGHPELLRFGLERGEHTYFGFAGNTTYKNAHEIHAAARTLPLERMLLETDAPFLAPVPKRGKPNRPGYVRHTLDFIANLREMPADTLERMTDANARRVYGLESHSSDTSR; encoded by the coding sequence ATGATCGACACCCACTGCCACCTCGACTACCTGGACGATCCGGCCTCCGCACGCGGGGAGCTGGGCCTCAGCGCGATGGTCTGCATCGGCGCCAGTCCCGAACATGCCCGCAAGGCGGTTGCCCTGGCCGAACAATTCCCCGACGTGTACGCCACCGTCGGTCTGCACCCCACCGACACTGGGGAGGACACGCCAGAAGCCCGGCAGGAGTTGGAGGCGCTGGCCTGTCATCCGCGCGTGGTGGGCCTCGGCGAGAGCGGGCTGGACGACTACTGGGACGATACGCGGCGGGCCGCGCAGCGCAGCGCCTTCGAGTGGCAACTGGAACTCGCGCAGCGTGTGGGCAAGCCGCTGGTGATTCACACCCGCGACAAGGCCGGGCAGGAGAGCGCCCACCGGGGCGTGATGGACGTGCTGGGCGGGTGGCCGGACGTGCCGGTGATCCTGCACTGCTTCAGCGGTCACCCGGAGCTGCTGCGCTTCGGCCTGGAGCGCGGCGAGCACACCTATTTCGGCTTCGCGGGCAATACCACATACAAGAACGCCCACGAGATTCACGCCGCCGCCCGCACCCTGCCCCTGGAACGGATGCTGCTGGAAACCGACGCCCCCTTTCTGGCCCCGGTGCCCAAACGCGGCAAACCCAACCGTCCCGGCTACGTGCGTCACACGCTGGATTTCATCGCCAACCTCCGAGAGATGCCTGCTGACACGTTGGAGCGCATGACGGACGCGAATGCACGGCGGGTGTACGGGCTTGAAAGCCATTCGTCCGATACCTCTCGTTGA